A single window of Intrasporangium calvum DSM 43043 DNA harbors:
- the groES gene encoding co-chaperone GroES: protein MSVSIKPLEDRIVVKSLEAEQTTASGLVIPDTAKEKPQEGEVLAVGPGRWNEDGDQRVPLDVKVGDKVIYSKYGGTEVKYGGEEYLILSARDVLAVVG from the coding sequence GTGTCGGTTTCCATCAAGCCGCTCGAAGACCGCATCGTCGTCAAGTCCCTTGAGGCCGAGCAGACCACCGCGTCCGGTCTGGTCATTCCGGACACCGCGAAGGAGAAGCCCCAGGAGGGCGAGGTCCTCGCTGTCGGCCCCGGCCGCTGGAACGAGGACGGCGACCAGCGTGTGCCGCTCGACGTCAAGGTCGGCGACAAGGTCATCTACAGCAAGTACGGCGGCACCGAGGTCAAGTACGGCGGCGAGGAGTACCTCATCCTCTCCGCACGTGACGTCCTCGCCGTTGTCGGCTGA
- the rimI gene encoding ribosomal protein S18-alanine N-acetyltransferase → MSAPVLRALEWADIPRLAALEVELFAEDAWSEQAWWAELAARPRRDYVVAVDGDQVVGYGGLDVSGDVADLMTIAAVPAAQGRGLGRRLLDDLVHRAEGHGATALLLEVRADNEPAKRLYERRGFETISVRRRYYQPGDVDALVMRKHIGGTHG, encoded by the coding sequence ATGAGCGCGCCGGTGCTCCGCGCGCTCGAGTGGGCCGACATCCCGAGGCTCGCCGCGCTCGAGGTCGAGCTCTTCGCCGAGGATGCGTGGTCCGAGCAGGCCTGGTGGGCTGAGCTCGCTGCCCGCCCGCGCCGGGACTACGTGGTGGCCGTCGACGGAGACCAGGTGGTCGGTTACGGCGGGCTGGACGTCTCGGGCGACGTGGCCGACCTCATGACGATCGCGGCCGTTCCCGCGGCACAGGGCCGCGGCCTCGGGCGACGGCTGCTCGACGACCTCGTCCACCGCGCCGAGGGGCACGGGGCCACGGCCCTGCTCCTCGAGGTGCGGGCCGACAACGAGCCGGCCAAGCGCCTCTACGAGCGCCGTGGTTTCGAGACGATCTCGGTGCGACGCCGCTACTACCAACCGGGCGACGTCGACGCCCTTGTCATGCGCAAGCACATCGGAGGCACCCATGGCTGA
- the tsaB gene encoding tRNA (adenosine(37)-N6)-threonylcarbamoyltransferase complex dimerization subunit type 1 TsaB has product MLILGIDTSTTAISVALHDGDRVVAEATTLDARAHAEHLAPGIRAALDEAGAEPRDVTGVVVGIGPGPFTGLRVGIVSGRTFAFALGLPVHGLCSLDALAHEAWQSGHRGGLLVATDARRKEVYAAEFVLDAAGLTRVAGPVVSRAAELDESWRALPVAGRGPLLYPADLARSADGAGGPSGIRLPLDVSAGALADLAVLRLAAGDPLDGLEPLYLRRPDVSSAPPSKKSTLG; this is encoded by the coding sequence GTGCTCATCCTCGGCATCGACACCTCGACCACCGCGATCAGCGTCGCGCTCCACGACGGCGACCGCGTCGTGGCCGAAGCGACCACGCTGGACGCCCGGGCCCATGCTGAGCACCTCGCCCCCGGGATCCGGGCCGCGCTCGACGAGGCCGGCGCCGAGCCGCGTGACGTCACGGGCGTCGTCGTCGGCATCGGTCCCGGCCCGTTCACCGGCCTCCGCGTCGGCATCGTGTCGGGACGCACCTTCGCCTTCGCGCTCGGCCTGCCCGTCCACGGGCTCTGCAGCCTCGACGCCCTCGCCCACGAGGCGTGGCAGTCCGGTCACCGGGGTGGCCTTCTCGTCGCCACCGACGCCCGGCGCAAGGAGGTGTATGCCGCTGAGTTCGTTCTCGACGCCGCCGGCCTCACGCGCGTGGCGGGCCCTGTCGTCAGCCGGGCCGCGGAGCTCGATGAGTCGTGGCGCGCCTTGCCCGTCGCGGGCCGCGGCCCCCTGCTCTACCCGGCCGACCTCGCGAGGTCAGCCGACGGCGCGGGCGGGCCCAGCGGCATACGGCTGCCGCTCGACGTGTCCGCGGGGGCTCTCGCGGACCTCGCCGTCCTGCGGCTCGCCGCCGGCGACCCGCTGGACGGGCTCGAGCCGCTCTACCTGCGTCGGCCCGACGTCTCCAGCGCCCCGCCCAGCAAGAAGTCGACCCTCGGATGA
- a CDS encoding WhiB family transcriptional regulator yields the protein MAEITRLPGPVADLWDWQLEGACRGVSPEVFFHPEGERGPRRRNRDAAAKAVCAGCPVLAECRSHALQVREPYGVWGGLSESERELLYADPLIPPARTIATAS from the coding sequence ATGGCCGAGATCACCCGCCTCCCGGGTCCGGTGGCGGACCTGTGGGACTGGCAGCTCGAGGGGGCGTGCCGGGGCGTCAGCCCCGAGGTGTTCTTCCATCCCGAGGGCGAGCGAGGCCCACGACGCCGCAACCGGGACGCCGCCGCGAAGGCCGTCTGCGCAGGCTGCCCCGTGCTGGCCGAGTGCCGGAGCCACGCCCTCCAGGTGCGAGAGCCCTACGGCGTGTGGGGCGGGCTCAGCGAGAGCGAGCGCGAACTGCTCTACGCAGACCCCCTGATCCCTCCGGCGCGTACCATCGCGACGGCGTCCTGA
- the groL gene encoding chaperonin GroEL (60 kDa chaperone family; promotes refolding of misfolded polypeptides especially under stressful conditions; forms two stacked rings of heptamers to form a barrel-shaped 14mer; ends can be capped by GroES; misfolded proteins enter the barrel where they are refolded when GroES binds), translated as MAKQLEFDDSARKSLERGVDALANAVKVTLGPKGRNVVIDKKWGAPTITNDGVTIAREIELEDPYENLGAQLAKEVATKTNDIAGDGTTTATVLAQAMVKEGLRNVAAGAAPAALKRGMDKAVSAVNDRLLEIARDVNGKEEIASVATLSAQDATLGALIGEAFDKVGKDGVITVEESSTTATELEFTEGMQFDKGYLSAYFVTDTERMETVLEDAYVLINQGKISAVADVLPVLEKVVQSGKPLLIIAEDVDGEALSTLVVNKIRGTFTAAAVKAPGFGDRRKAMLQDIAILTGGQVIAEEVGLKLDQADLTVLGRARRVVLTKDNTTIIDGAGDSSEVEGRVNQIKAEIERTDSDWDREKLQERLAKLAGGVCVIKVGAHTEVELKEKKHRIEDAISATRAAIEEGIVAGGGTALIHAAEVLDGLGLEGDEATGAAIVRKAVQEPLRWIAENAGLQGYVVTSKVAELPLGQGLNAATGEYGDLIAAGVIDPVKVTRSALRNAESIASMILTTDTLVVDKPEDEEPAAGGHGHGHGH; from the coding sequence ATGGCCAAGCAACTGGAGTTCGACGACTCCGCCCGGAAGTCGCTCGAGCGCGGCGTCGACGCGCTCGCCAACGCCGTCAAGGTGACGCTCGGCCCGAAGGGCCGCAACGTCGTCATCGACAAGAAGTGGGGTGCCCCCACGATCACCAACGACGGTGTCACGATCGCCCGCGAGATCGAGCTCGAGGACCCGTACGAGAACCTCGGCGCCCAGCTCGCGAAGGAGGTCGCCACCAAGACCAACGACATCGCCGGTGACGGCACCACGACCGCCACGGTCCTCGCCCAGGCGATGGTCAAGGAGGGCCTGCGCAACGTTGCTGCGGGCGCTGCCCCGGCCGCCCTCAAGCGCGGGATGGACAAGGCCGTCAGCGCGGTCAACGACCGCCTGCTCGAGATCGCCCGCGACGTCAACGGCAAGGAGGAGATCGCCTCGGTCGCGACCCTCTCCGCGCAGGACGCCACGCTCGGCGCCCTCATCGGTGAGGCCTTCGACAAGGTCGGCAAGGACGGCGTCATCACCGTCGAGGAGTCCTCGACGACGGCGACCGAGCTGGAGTTCACCGAGGGCATGCAGTTCGACAAGGGCTACCTCTCGGCCTACTTCGTCACGGACACCGAGCGGATGGAGACGGTCCTCGAGGACGCGTACGTCCTCATCAACCAGGGCAAGATCTCGGCCGTCGCCGACGTTCTGCCGGTCCTCGAGAAGGTCGTGCAGTCGGGCAAGCCGCTGCTCATCATCGCCGAGGACGTCGACGGCGAGGCCCTGTCGACGCTCGTCGTCAACAAGATCCGCGGCACCTTCACCGCCGCCGCCGTCAAGGCGCCCGGCTTCGGTGACCGCCGCAAGGCCATGCTCCAGGACATCGCCATCCTCACCGGTGGACAGGTCATCGCCGAGGAGGTCGGCCTCAAGCTCGACCAGGCCGACCTGACCGTCCTCGGCCGGGCCCGCCGCGTCGTCCTCACGAAGGACAACACGACGATCATCGACGGGGCGGGCGACTCGTCCGAGGTCGAGGGTCGCGTCAACCAGATCAAGGCCGAGATCGAGCGCACGGACTCCGACTGGGACCGCGAGAAGCTCCAGGAGCGCCTCGCCAAGCTCGCGGGTGGCGTGTGCGTCATCAAGGTCGGTGCGCACACCGAGGTCGAGCTCAAGGAGAAGAAGCACCGCATCGAGGACGCCATCTCGGCGACCCGCGCGGCCATCGAGGAGGGCATCGTCGCCGGTGGCGGCACGGCCCTCATCCACGCCGCCGAGGTCCTCGACGGCCTCGGACTCGAGGGCGACGAGGCGACGGGTGCGGCGATCGTGCGCAAGGCCGTCCAGGAGCCGCTGCGCTGGATCGCCGAGAACGCCGGTCTCCAGGGCTACGTCGTCACCTCCAAGGTGGCGGAGCTCCCGCTCGGCCAGGGCCTCAACGCGGCCACGGGCGAGTACGGCGACCTCATCGCGGCCGGCGTCATCGACCCCGTGAAGGTGACCCGGTCCGCGCTGCGCAACGCCGAGTCGATCGCGTCGATGATCCTCACGACGGACACGCTCGTCGTGGACAAGCCCGAGGACGAGGAGCCGGCGGCCGGCGGCCACGGCCACGGTCACGGGCACTGA
- the tsaD gene encoding tRNA (adenosine(37)-N6)-threonylcarbamoyltransferase complex transferase subunit TsaD produces the protein MADEPLVLGIETSCDETGVGIVRGQTLLVDTVASSVEEHARFGGVVPEVASRAHLEAMIPTIERACHDAGVSLRDLDAIAVTSGPGLAGSLLVGVAAAKALAVALDKPIYGVNHLASHVAVDIVEHGPLPEPTMALLVSGGHSSLLLVPDVTNDVRSLGSTMDDAAGEAFDKVARVLGLPFPGGPHIDRAAREGDRIAIDFPRGLTTGRDLERHRFDFSFSGLKTAVARWVETRHRDGEAVPVADVAASFQEAVVDVLTRKAVLACKDNGVDHLLIGGGVAANSRLRALAEERCARAGILLRVPRPGLCTDNGAMVAALGAQMVAKGRAPSDLGLPTDSSMPVQLVQS, from the coding sequence ATGGCTGACGAGCCCCTCGTCCTCGGCATCGAGACCTCGTGCGACGAGACCGGGGTCGGGATCGTGCGCGGGCAGACGCTCCTCGTCGACACCGTCGCGAGCAGCGTCGAGGAGCACGCCCGCTTCGGCGGCGTCGTCCCGGAGGTCGCCAGCCGAGCGCACCTCGAGGCGATGATCCCGACGATCGAGCGCGCCTGCCACGACGCCGGCGTGAGCCTCAGGGACCTCGACGCGATCGCCGTGACCTCGGGCCCGGGTCTTGCCGGTTCGCTGCTCGTCGGAGTGGCCGCGGCCAAGGCCTTGGCGGTCGCCCTCGACAAGCCGATCTACGGGGTGAACCATCTCGCGTCGCACGTCGCCGTCGACATCGTCGAGCACGGCCCCCTGCCCGAGCCGACGATGGCCCTGCTCGTCTCCGGTGGACACTCCTCGCTCCTCCTCGTGCCCGACGTGACGAACGACGTCCGCTCCCTCGGGTCGACGATGGACGACGCCGCCGGGGAGGCGTTCGACAAGGTGGCCCGCGTCCTGGGGCTGCCCTTCCCGGGGGGCCCGCACATCGACCGGGCCGCTCGCGAGGGGGACCGGATCGCCATCGACTTCCCGCGCGGCCTGACGACCGGCCGGGACCTGGAGCGACACCGGTTCGACTTCTCCTTCTCCGGCCTCAAGACCGCCGTCGCCCGGTGGGTCGAGACGCGGCACCGGGACGGCGAGGCGGTGCCGGTGGCAGACGTGGCCGCGTCCTTCCAGGAGGCCGTCGTCGACGTCCTGACGCGCAAGGCCGTGCTGGCGTGCAAGGACAACGGCGTCGACCACCTGCTCATCGGTGGTGGCGTGGCCGCGAACTCGAGGCTGCGCGCGCTGGCGGAGGAGCGGTGCGCCAGGGCCGGGATCCTCCTGCGCGTCCCCCGCCCGGGCCTGTGCACCGACAACGGTGCGATGGTCGCGGCGCTCGGGGCGCAGATGGTCGCCAAGGGCCGCGCGCCCAGCGACCTCGGCCTGCCGACCGACTCCTCGATGCCGGTGCAGCTGGTGCAGTCCTGA
- a CDS encoding sigma-70 family RNA polymerase sigma factor produces the protein MESVDTPISLGEIASRAATDSVAREDLLRRVRDLAVRYARVRLGRFGAEDLAQDVAQEVCMAVLTALPTYEERGLPFEAFVYRITSRKLADVQRAAMRGPTPVEEVPDRVDDASTPEATAIIRDEAATALSLMERLPATQREILILRVAVGLSTDETATALGLTTGAVRVAQHRALGRLRTLLAEHQAGDVA, from the coding sequence ATGGAGAGTGTGGACACTCCCATTTCCCTCGGCGAGATCGCTTCGCGTGCGGCGACGGACTCTGTCGCGCGTGAGGACCTGCTGCGGCGGGTCCGCGACCTGGCCGTGCGGTATGCCCGTGTCCGCCTCGGCCGCTTCGGCGCCGAGGACCTCGCCCAGGACGTCGCTCAGGAGGTGTGCATGGCCGTGCTGACCGCTCTGCCCACCTACGAGGAGCGCGGCCTGCCGTTCGAGGCCTTCGTCTACCGGATCACCTCCCGCAAGCTCGCGGACGTGCAGCGGGCGGCCATGCGTGGTCCGACGCCCGTGGAGGAGGTGCCCGACCGGGTCGACGACGCATCGACGCCCGAGGCCACGGCGATCATCCGCGACGAGGCGGCCACCGCGCTCTCGCTGATGGAGCGGCTGCCCGCGACGCAGCGCGAGATCCTCATCCTCAGGGTGGCCGTCGGCCTGTCCACCGACGAGACCGCGACCGCGCTCGGCCTGACGACGGGTGCGGTGCGGGTGGCCCAGCATCGGGCCCTCGGCCGGCTGCGCACGCTGCTCGCGGAGCACCAGGCGGGTGATGTGGCGTGA
- a CDS encoding nucleoside hydrolase, with protein sequence MTREPTPIVLDVDTGVDDACALLLAATHPALDLRAVTCVGGNAPVKDVVRNTLTVLEAVGRADVAVAGGAARPLLEHPQDARHVHGDDGMGDLGWPTPALLPDGRHAVELLRDVCLAAAAAGERVTIVPTAPMTNIALLLRTYPAVADGIADIVFMGGAAQVGNATASAEFNVFHDPEAAAIALDAGADLSIPVTMYGLDVFYDPVVTREQAAELVAVGGRTGAELAGRLIEFQCDRFGRDASTIGDAGAVCAVIDPDGLTTEVLPIRVELAGQFSRGRTIVDRRDWSGDLSHDPHGEPPVRVRVALGVDHERYVGIWLETIRTRAGGR encoded by the coding sequence GTGACCCGAGAGCCCACGCCCATCGTCCTTGACGTCGACACCGGGGTCGACGACGCCTGTGCCCTCCTGCTCGCCGCGACCCACCCTGCGCTCGACCTGCGCGCAGTCACGTGCGTCGGCGGCAACGCCCCCGTGAAGGACGTGGTCCGCAACACCCTGACCGTTCTGGAGGCGGTCGGCCGGGCCGACGTCGCCGTGGCCGGCGGTGCAGCCCGGCCGCTCCTGGAGCATCCGCAGGACGCTCGCCACGTCCATGGCGACGACGGGATGGGCGACCTGGGGTGGCCGACCCCCGCCCTCCTCCCGGACGGCCGCCACGCCGTGGAGCTGCTCCGCGACGTCTGTCTCGCCGCCGCGGCCGCCGGGGAGCGGGTGACGATCGTCCCGACGGCGCCGATGACGAACATCGCCCTGCTGCTGCGGACCTACCCCGCTGTCGCCGACGGGATCGCCGACATCGTCTTCATGGGCGGCGCCGCCCAGGTCGGCAACGCGACCGCGTCCGCGGAGTTCAACGTCTTCCACGACCCGGAGGCCGCCGCGATCGCCCTCGACGCGGGCGCCGACCTGTCGATCCCGGTCACGATGTACGGCCTCGACGTCTTCTACGACCCGGTGGTCACGCGCGAGCAGGCCGCCGAGCTCGTCGCCGTCGGGGGCCGGACCGGCGCCGAGCTGGCCGGCCGGCTGATCGAGTTCCAGTGCGACCGGTTCGGCCGTGACGCGTCGACGATCGGGGACGCCGGAGCGGTCTGTGCCGTCATCGACCCCGACGGGCTGACGACGGAGGTGCTGCCGATCCGGGTCGAGCTCGCCGGGCAGTTCTCGCGCGGCCGGACCATCGTCGACCGTCGCGACTGGAGCGGCGACCTCTCGCACGACCCGCACGGCGAGCCGCCGGTGCGGGTGCGTGTCGCCCTCGGCGTGGACCACGAACGATATGTCGGGATCTGGCTCGAGACGATCCGCACGCGGGCGGGTGGCCGCTGA
- a CDS encoding ribokinase: protein MGRVAVLGSLNVDVVTRVTRLPRPGETVLGEAAGRFAGGKGGNQAMAARRAGADVVMIGRVGGDDAGARYVERLRRHGIRAEVPAFPDAPTGTAYITVDDAGENSIIVVPGANEMVTDESVTAATLGPGDVLLCSLEVPLHLVARAASAADRAGARVVLNLAPYAPLPRHVIALADPVVVNESEMRQLADSDLIPASLLVTFGPAGARWDGEEVSGIRLDEGDVVDTVGAGDAFCGALAAALAGGATRREALEAANRAGAEAVQWAGAQPDAAL, encoded by the coding sequence ATGGGTCGCGTCGCCGTCCTCGGCTCCCTCAACGTCGACGTCGTGACCCGGGTGACGCGCCTGCCGCGGCCCGGCGAGACGGTCCTCGGTGAGGCCGCCGGCCGCTTCGCCGGGGGAAAGGGCGGCAACCAGGCCATGGCGGCCCGGCGCGCCGGCGCGGACGTCGTCATGATCGGACGTGTCGGCGGCGACGACGCGGGTGCCCGCTACGTCGAGAGGCTGCGCCGGCACGGGATCCGGGCGGAGGTCCCGGCCTTCCCGGATGCCCCGACGGGCACGGCCTACATCACCGTCGACGACGCCGGCGAGAACTCCATCATCGTCGTGCCCGGTGCCAACGAGATGGTCACGGACGAGTCGGTCACGGCCGCGACACTCGGTCCCGGGGACGTCCTCCTGTGCTCGCTCGAGGTCCCCCTCCACCTCGTCGCCCGAGCCGCATCGGCCGCCGACCGGGCCGGCGCCCGCGTCGTCCTCAACCTGGCGCCCTACGCTCCGTTGCCGCGCCACGTCATCGCACTCGCCGACCCGGTCGTGGTCAACGAGTCGGAGATGCGGCAGCTGGCCGACTCGGACCTCATCCCGGCCTCGCTGCTCGTGACGTTCGGACCCGCGGGGGCCAGGTGGGACGGGGAGGAGGTGAGCGGCATACGGCTCGATGAGGGCGACGTCGTGGACACGGTCGGTGCCGGCGACGCCTTCTGCGGCGCTCTGGCAGCAGCGCTCGCAGGGGGAGCGACGCGTCGGGAGGCCCTGGAGGCGGCCAATCGGGCGGGAGCCGAGGCCGTGCAGTGGGCCGGGGCCCAGCCTGACGCAGCCCTGTGA
- a CDS encoding class I SAM-dependent methyltransferase, protein MDAAMVERLSSGEGWALLQSLPPYDESTALPLQERLREAFDPDLVAAALGQSRLRARAVDKFGDFAVGMLFTADGLEQATRLALAARHAHRFAAADVREVYDLGCGIGSDAMAFAGLDLLVRAVDADPATARVAEANLRHWPSARVTCARAEDVRLPLGEAGRHLGVWLDPARRVEGVADVRGRAKRIFSLDAISPSWAEVQEFAAQVPAAGAKLSPAFPHAALPPGAEAQWSSWHGEVLECVVWWKALATRPGRTAAVCSAHATHVVTEADAAPATGRPPLPSVAAVDDWLYEPDRAVIRAGLTGALLAAVDGAELGAGVGYVTSPAAYDIPWARRYRVVEAMPLSPKALSRWLRDHGHDRVTIKKRGVTVDADLLRRQLKMTGRGKGGSEATLVVTRVAGTQVALVVTPA, encoded by the coding sequence ATGGATGCGGCGATGGTGGAGCGGCTCTCGTCAGGAGAGGGCTGGGCCCTGCTCCAGTCGCTGCCGCCCTACGACGAGTCCACCGCCCTCCCCCTGCAGGAGCGCCTCCGCGAGGCGTTCGACCCGGATCTCGTCGCCGCCGCCCTGGGCCAGTCCCGGCTGCGCGCCCGGGCAGTCGACAAGTTCGGGGACTTCGCGGTCGGGATGCTCTTCACCGCGGACGGGCTCGAGCAGGCCACCCGCCTCGCCCTCGCAGCCCGGCACGCGCACCGCTTCGCCGCCGCCGACGTCCGTGAGGTCTACGACCTCGGGTGCGGCATCGGGTCCGATGCGATGGCCTTCGCCGGGCTCGACCTGCTCGTGCGGGCGGTCGACGCGGACCCCGCGACCGCCCGCGTCGCCGAAGCCAACCTGCGGCACTGGCCGTCCGCTCGAGTGACGTGTGCCCGCGCCGAGGACGTCAGGCTCCCCCTCGGCGAGGCCGGCCGCCACCTCGGCGTCTGGCTCGACCCCGCGCGCCGGGTCGAGGGTGTGGCGGACGTCCGCGGACGCGCCAAACGGATCTTCTCCCTCGACGCGATCTCGCCGAGCTGGGCCGAAGTCCAGGAGTTCGCCGCCCAGGTGCCCGCGGCCGGCGCCAAGCTCTCCCCCGCCTTCCCCCATGCCGCGCTCCCCCCGGGAGCCGAGGCCCAGTGGAGCTCGTGGCACGGCGAGGTGCTCGAGTGCGTCGTCTGGTGGAAGGCCCTGGCCACCCGGCCGGGGCGAACCGCCGCGGTCTGCTCCGCCCACGCCACCCATGTCGTCACTGAGGCCGACGCGGCCCCCGCCACCGGCCGGCCGCCGCTGCCCTCGGTCGCAGCTGTGGACGACTGGCTCTACGAGCCCGACCGCGCGGTCATCCGGGCCGGCCTCACCGGTGCCCTGCTGGCCGCGGTCGACGGAGCCGAGCTGGGAGCCGGCGTGGGCTACGTGACGAGCCCAGCGGCATACGACATCCCGTGGGCACGGCGCTACCGGGTCGTCGAGGCGATGCCGCTCTCGCCGAAGGCGCTCTCCCGTTGGCTGCGCGACCACGGCCACGACCGAGTGACGATCAAGAAGCGTGGCGTCACGGTCGACGCCGACCTGCTGCGCCGGCAGCTGAAGATGACCGGCCGCGGCAAGGGCGGCTCGGAGGCGACGCTCGTCGTGACCCGCGTGGCCGGCACCCAGGTGGCCCTGGTGGTCACGCCCGCCTGA
- a CDS encoding DUF427 domain-containing protein: MPGFGAAWPCANKGVASYRSARIGDQIVADLAWTYEEPLHDAAPVAGLVCFYTERTDPGLDGVAIERPVTPWA; this comes from the coding sequence CTGCCGGGGTTCGGTGCCGCATGGCCCTGCGCGAACAAGGGCGTCGCCTCCTACCGGTCTGCCCGGATCGGTGACCAGATCGTTGCCGACCTGGCCTGGACCTACGAGGAGCCGCTCCACGACGCGGCGCCGGTGGCCGGCCTCGTGTGCTTCTACACCGAACGGACGGACCCCGGCCTCGACGGGGTCGCCATCGAGCGGCCCGTCACGCCGTGGGCGTGA
- a CDS encoding glycoside hydrolase family 3 N-terminal domain-containing protein — MLVIRSRRNARSSAAAALLVLVATVAAACAGPGSPPLPVAPSGATSPPGAATTSAGTGSLSSAPTATSATSGPAATTSSPAPTRQTSEGCARTIVADLTPAQLAGQLIMVGLAADARQDSLDALIRDRHLGGVILLGGWYNGVERTRAATRHLNAASDRSGGAPGLLLAADQEGGNVQQLRGDGFARMPSALEQGTLSAVALRQRASTWGEQLRAGGINVNLAPVADTVPDSLGRDNDPIGRWDRQFSSDPDVVARMVGAFVTGMHEGKVATATKHFPGIGRITGNTDLTTDGIVDRTTTATDPFLEPFASGISAGTDLVMVGSAVYSRIDPGVQALFSPRIVTDLLRGRLGFRGVVITDDVGAAKAVEDTPVGQRATRFVEAGGDIVLTARPSTVPTMHRALTGRMKADRGFRATVTAAATRVLTLKADLGLIGCD, encoded by the coding sequence GTGCTCGTGATCCGTTCCCGCCGCAACGCGCGGTCGTCCGCCGCTGCGGCCCTGCTCGTCCTCGTGGCGACGGTGGCTGCGGCGTGCGCGGGCCCGGGGAGCCCTCCGCTCCCGGTTGCCCCCAGCGGAGCGACGTCGCCTCCGGGTGCTGCCACCACGTCAGCGGGCACCGGCAGCCTCTCCTCCGCACCGACCGCGACCTCGGCGACCTCGGGGCCCGCCGCGACCACGTCCTCGCCCGCGCCGACCCGACAGACGTCCGAGGGGTGCGCCCGGACCATCGTCGCGGACCTGACGCCGGCACAGCTCGCGGGCCAGCTCATCATGGTCGGGCTCGCTGCGGACGCCCGGCAGGACAGCCTCGACGCCCTGATCCGGGACCGGCACCTCGGGGGCGTCATCCTCCTCGGTGGCTGGTACAACGGCGTGGAGCGCACCCGTGCTGCGACGCGCCACCTCAACGCCGCCTCGGACCGCTCGGGAGGCGCACCGGGCCTGCTCCTCGCCGCGGACCAGGAGGGCGGCAACGTCCAGCAGCTCCGCGGCGACGGCTTCGCCCGGATGCCGAGCGCCCTCGAGCAGGGCACGCTGTCCGCGGTCGCGCTCAGGCAACGGGCCTCCACGTGGGGCGAGCAGCTGCGCGCCGGCGGCATCAACGTCAACCTCGCCCCTGTCGCCGACACGGTCCCCGACAGCCTCGGCCGCGACAACGATCCGATCGGCCGGTGGGACCGGCAGTTCTCGTCGGACCCGGACGTCGTGGCCCGGATGGTGGGGGCCTTCGTCACCGGAATGCACGAGGGAAAGGTCGCCACGGCGACGAAGCACTTTCCGGGCATCGGCCGGATCACGGGGAACACCGACCTGACGACCGATGGCATCGTCGATCGGACCACGACCGCGACCGACCCGTTCCTCGAGCCGTTCGCGAGCGGCATCTCGGCCGGCACCGACCTGGTCATGGTCGGGTCGGCGGTCTACAGCCGGATCGACCCCGGCGTGCAGGCGCTCTTCTCCCCACGGATCGTCACCGACCTGCTCCGTGGACGGCTGGGCTTCCGCGGGGTCGTCATCACCGATGACGTGGGGGCAGCCAAGGCCGTCGAAGACACTCCCGTGGGACAGCGGGCGACACGGTTCGTCGAGGCAGGGGGCGACATCGTCCTCACGGCGCGCCCCAGCACGGTCCCGACGATGCATCGCGCCCTGACCGGGCGGATGAAGGCCGACCGAGGCTTCCGGGCCACGGTGACCGCGGCGGCCACCCGGGTCCTGACGCTCAAGGCCGACCTGGGGCTCATCGGCTGCGACTGA